Part of the Ptiloglossa arizonensis isolate GNS036 chromosome 7, iyPtiAriz1_principal, whole genome shotgun sequence genome, aattcaaaatctATGTTAAATACtatgattaattttaatatacatttagaaaataattttaataacatcAAAATTTATATCAAGTCTGTCTTGAACAAAACAGATGCTTCTGagttttcataaaatttcaGTTAACTTTTTGCTTCGTAAAAATGTGCATTCAACTTATGATAATATATGTACAACTCACAACTATAAACATTAaactaaaaataatttcgataaaaggCAATCTATAGATTCAAAATGCACTAACTTGAAAGAAAGTACTGGTCCAACTTCGCTGAAAAtatcttttaaattttcttctgtAGCTTCGTACGGGATATTCCCGACTGTTAAAAAAGATTTGATACATTTGAAGGTTATACAACACCATTCTTAATAAAAACTACTTAATCGATACTATTTCTTACCAAAAACGCTTCGCATAGACTTGTCCATGAGTGATTGATCAGAAATAGTTGAATTACTCATTTTTGCAATTTATTCGCTTTTgtttattattcgaaatttgaaaacacTACTCGTCTTCCTATCAGAGAAAAACACAACAAAACTCGGTACGCATCAAGGCATCTTACATTACATACAGCACTGTATGTATCTATTAAAgaacgtaaaattaatttaattcccaaaaaacaaatttatttatttaaccatcgcaggaaaagaaacaaaattcaaataGTCGTAAAGACATAATATAATTTACTAGTTCGTTTTATACCTTACCTATAATATCACTGAATTTTGTGCAATAATCCACAAATAGTGTAACGATATAAGTTCCATGATATTAAATTATGATCGTAAGAATATTGTTTCCCTTGTAAagagataaataaatttcaagggcgataagaattaaatatctaacaaaaaacatttttctttttttattagaatatttaatacATAGGTATAAAATTTTGGTTTGTGTGAAATATGAagagtaaaaatttaatttattccttttattaataaattggaagatatattttttaaaacgttGATAACTTGTTATATATTACTGATAAAATTCTTATACTCCAGATTTATGGGATTActtattcatttattatttgTCACTTATTGTCAAAATAGTTTTTGACAATAAAAACTATTATTATCAAAATAGTTTttgacaataaaaaatattattatcaaaataGTTTTTACAATACAAAGTGTGGTATTATAATTCGAAGGTTACATTTATTGAAGCATACTTTTCGTTATTTAATGATGAAACAATCTTAGATTAGTGTGGATTAACACAACTTCATGTTCATCACAGGCTTGTATGACTGCCTCGTCGTTTGTAGAACCAGAAGGGCTAGCAATATATTTAACACCACTCTATAAATAAACAGTATTCTTACAaaatgtttattaaaaaatgtgaAGAATAATGTAAGAAATAATAACATACCAATCTGGCCCTATCTATGTTATCCCTGAATGGAAAGAAAGCATCACTGCTTAGAGCAACATCATTTGCCTTTTTAATCCATTCTAATCTATCATTTTCTGAGAGTTTTTCTGGAATGACATCATACATAGCAGCCCAAGCAGATTCATCCATATCTTTTCCTATAGATCCGTTTACATAATTATCAATAGCATTTGAAATTTCTGCTCTCTTTATGccctttttaaatttcatactGGTAACTTTAGGATGCTGACGAAGCcacctataaaatatttattaaagtaGAAGATATCAATTTCAGAAGTGAATCACAACATATGTAAATTCTtttcacaattttaattaaataaattagaagattgaaatataatataccAATTATCAGCTTTATCGCCAGCAAGCCTTGTACAATGAATTCTTGATTGTTGTCCTGCACCAATTCCAATCACTTGCCCATCTTTTGCATAACATACTGAATTACTTTGTGTGTATTTTACTGCAATGGTGGCTACGATTAAATCTCTCATCGCAGAATCAGAAATAACCGTCGCATTTTTGGTTATTATATTGGTGAATGTGTCTTTGTTAATAACTGCATCATTACGTTTTTGTTCTATAGTAAAACCAAATAAAACTTTGCGCTCCATTAAAGATGGTTCATAAGTGGGATCAATCTGGAGAATACAATATgtaccattttttttctttttcaaaatttgaaggGCACTCTCAGAATAACCTGGTGCAATAATACCACTAGAGACTTCCCTAAAATTTTGTTCACATttgtattaatataaaaaatataattcagtGTTTAATGGCTAAGAAATTATACCATATTATTTATTACCTAGATATGATCTTAGCTGTAACTAAATCACATGGTTCTGATAATGCTACAAAATCTCCAAAACTTGACATTCTGTCTGCTCCTCTTGCACGAGCATAGGCAGTTGCTAATGGTGTAAGTTGATCCAGTAAATCATCTACTTGACATAATTTTGCTTGTGGAGTACTTAATGGCACACCAACTGCAGCACCAGCTGGACTAACATGTTTAAAGGATGTTGCAGCTGGCAAATTTAAAGCTCTTTGTAATTCCTTCACCAACTGATAACCATTTAATGCATCACAGAGATTAATGTAACCTGGGGAACCATTTATTACAATTAGTGGTAATTTATCCAAAGTAGTAAAAATTTGGGCTGGTTTTTGATGTGGATTCATTCCATATCGTAATGTCAGCTGAGAAACACCAGCACTATATTGTTTACGAAAATAATCTGAAATAGCATTATCATACTCTGCTGTATGTGTAAATGCTTTTAGTGCTAATGTTtgtctaaaaattaaaaaaataatattaaaaaaaattgaacataaaactactttttaaatttaattttaatatgtaATGTACCTAGTTTCTAAAGAAGTATCTT contains:
- the LOC143149267 gene encoding bifunctional purine biosynthesis protein ATIC isoform X1, translating into MSAGNFALLSVSDKTNLLPFAKRLHELGLILIASGGTAKSLSDFGLPVKDVSDITGIPEMLNGRVKTLHPAIHAGILAGLTESDQEDLRKKNYELIRIVVCNLYPFVNTVSKSNVTIEVAVEHIDIGGVTLLRAAAKNHNRVTVVCDPSDYDKVGKEMEISVNKDTSLETRQTLALKAFTHTAEYDNAISDYFRKQYSAGVSQLTLRYGMNPHQKPAQIFTTLDKLPLIVINGSPGYINLCDALNGYQLVKELQRALNLPAATSFKHVSPAGAAVGVPLSTPQAKLCQVDDLLDQLTPLATAYARARGADRMSSFGDFVALSEPCDLVTAKIISREVSSGIIAPGYSESALQILKKKKNGTYCILQIDPTYEPSLMERKVLFGFTIEQKRNDAVINKDTFTNIITKNATVISDSAMRDLIVATIAVKYTQSNSVCYAKDGQVIGIGAGQQSRIHCTRLAGDKADNWWLRQHPKVTSMKFKKGIKRAEISNAIDNYVNGSIGKDMDESAWAAMYDVIPEKLSENDRLEWIKKANDVALSSDAFFPFRDNIDRARLSGVKYIASPSGSTNDEAVIQACDEHEVVLIHTNLRLFHH
- the LOC143149267 gene encoding bifunctional purine biosynthesis protein ATIC isoform X2 — its product is MLNGRVKTLHPAIHAGILAGLTESDQEDLRKKNYELIRIVVCNLYPFVNTVSKSNVTIEVAVEHIDIGGVTLLRAAAKNHNRVTVVCDPSDYDKVGKEMEISVNKDTSLETRQTLALKAFTHTAEYDNAISDYFRKQYSAGVSQLTLRYGMNPHQKPAQIFTTLDKLPLIVINGSPGYINLCDALNGYQLVKELQRALNLPAATSFKHVSPAGAAVGVPLSTPQAKLCQVDDLLDQLTPLATAYARARGADRMSSFGDFVALSEPCDLVTAKIISREVSSGIIAPGYSESALQILKKKKNGTYCILQIDPTYEPSLMERKVLFGFTIEQKRNDAVINKDTFTNIITKNATVISDSAMRDLIVATIAVKYTQSNSVCYAKDGQVIGIGAGQQSRIHCTRLAGDKADNWWLRQHPKVTSMKFKKGIKRAEISNAIDNYVNGSIGKDMDESAWAAMYDVIPEKLSENDRLEWIKKANDVALSSDAFFPFRDNIDRARLSGVKYIASPSGSTNDEAVIQACDEHEVVLIHTNLRLFHH